A single genomic interval of Chitinophaga sp. 180180018-3 harbors:
- a CDS encoding AraC family transcriptional regulator, translating to MKTILQKITNDVSQSFACRIYQTPQFETNWHKHVEYELILILKGHGTAMIGDYVCDYSVNDLFFIAGNLPHWFRKNHPKMTGAALVIHFTNDCWGGELLQMAEMKAIQSLLRKNNGIQLEKNLKKEITESIQLMYRKRGFDKLMLLLQCLHKIGLSTQYKILTEDFTDTGNVVNPVIEKVIDFSFKHYQEKITLTQVAAIANMSIPNFCRFFKKNIKKTYFDFLRDLRISHACKLLTTGNQSILDICYESGYKSWAHFSKQFAEVKQQTPSQYRKTYLP from the coding sequence ATGAAAACAATTCTTCAAAAAATCACCAATGATGTCAGCCAGAGCTTTGCCTGCCGGATTTATCAAACACCTCAGTTTGAAACCAACTGGCATAAACATGTCGAGTATGAACTGATCCTTATTCTAAAAGGACATGGCACCGCCATGATCGGTGACTACGTATGCGATTATTCCGTTAACGACCTGTTTTTTATAGCCGGCAACCTGCCACATTGGTTCAGGAAAAATCATCCTAAAATGACGGGGGCCGCGCTGGTGATACATTTCACGAACGATTGCTGGGGCGGGGAATTGCTGCAGATGGCCGAAATGAAAGCAATACAATCTTTGTTACGAAAGAATAACGGAATACAACTGGAAAAAAACCTGAAAAAGGAGATAACCGAGAGCATACAACTGATGTATCGAAAAAGGGGCTTTGATAAACTCATGCTATTATTGCAGTGCCTCCATAAAATAGGGCTTTCCACCCAATATAAAATACTGACGGAAGATTTCACAGATACCGGCAACGTGGTAAATCCTGTTATCGAAAAAGTTATTGATTTCTCTTTTAAACATTACCAGGAAAAAATTACCCTTACACAAGTGGCAGCCATCGCTAATATGAGTATACCCAACTTTTGCCGTTTTTTTAAGAAGAATATCAAAAAAACCTATTTTGATTTCCTGAGGGATCTGCGGATCAGTCATGCGTGCAAATTGCTTACTACCGGTAATCAATCAATACTGGATATCTGCTATGAAAGTGGTTATAAAAGCTGGGCACATTTCAGTAAACAATTTGCGGAAGTAAAACAGCAAACGCCTAGTCAATACCGTAAAACATATTTACCTTGA
- the xylA gene encoding xylose isomerase, whose amino-acid sequence MKIITGKKEFFSGISAVQYEGPRTDNPLAYRWYDENKIVAGKPMKEWLRFAVAYWHSFNGTGADPFGEATHLFEWDKSTDPIERAKDKADAAFEMITKLNLPYYCFHDVDVVDYTNNIEDNEKRLQTLTKYLKQKQEESGVKLLWGTANLFSHRRYMNGASTNPDFHVLTHAAAQVKAALDATIALGGENYVFWGGREGYMSLLNTNMKREKEHLARFLQASRDYARKNGFTGTFFIEPKPCEPTKHQYDYDAETVIGFLRQYDLLGDFKLNLEVNHATLAGHTFQHELQVAIDAGLLGSIDANRGDYQNGWDTDQFPTNLNELTEAMLIILEGGGFKGGGINFDAKIRRNSTDPADLFYAHIGGVDSFARALITADAILEKSAYKKIRQERYASFDTEAAQTFEAGQATLESLRAYAVANGEPAATSGRQEYLENIINNYL is encoded by the coding sequence ATGAAAATAATAACAGGGAAGAAAGAATTTTTTAGCGGCATTTCCGCAGTTCAGTATGAAGGCCCACGTACAGACAATCCGTTAGCCTATCGCTGGTATGATGAAAACAAAATAGTAGCCGGTAAACCCATGAAAGAGTGGCTGCGTTTTGCGGTAGCTTACTGGCATTCTTTTAATGGAACAGGTGCAGATCCTTTTGGTGAAGCCACACATCTGTTTGAATGGGATAAAAGCACTGACCCGATTGAGCGGGCAAAAGATAAAGCAGATGCTGCTTTTGAAATGATCACTAAACTTAATCTGCCTTATTACTGCTTCCACGATGTGGACGTGGTGGATTATACCAATAACATTGAAGACAACGAAAAGCGTTTGCAAACGCTGACCAAATACCTGAAGCAAAAACAGGAGGAAAGCGGGGTTAAATTACTATGGGGCACTGCTAACCTGTTCAGTCATCGCCGTTACATGAATGGGGCGTCCACCAATCCCGATTTTCACGTACTTACCCATGCAGCTGCTCAGGTGAAAGCAGCCCTTGATGCTACCATAGCGCTCGGGGGAGAAAACTACGTGTTCTGGGGTGGCCGGGAAGGATATATGAGTCTTTTGAATACTAATATGAAGCGGGAGAAGGAACACCTGGCAAGATTCCTGCAGGCCTCAAGAGATTATGCCCGCAAAAATGGATTCACCGGTACTTTCTTTATCGAGCCAAAACCATGTGAACCGACCAAACATCAGTACGACTATGATGCAGAGACTGTGATAGGCTTCCTCCGTCAATACGATCTGCTGGGTGACTTCAAGCTGAACCTCGAAGTGAACCACGCCACTTTAGCAGGACATACATTCCAACATGAACTCCAGGTAGCGATTGATGCTGGTTTGCTTGGAAGTATTGATGCCAACAGGGGAGACTACCAGAATGGCTGGGATACAGACCAGTTCCCTACCAACCTCAACGAACTTACCGAGGCCATGTTAATTATCCTGGAAGGCGGTGGCTTTAAGGGAGGAGGTATCAATTTTGATGCAAAGATCAGGAGAAATTCCACCGACCCGGCCGATCTTTTCTATGCTCATATAGGAGGGGTAGATAGTTTTGCACGCGCCCTTATCACTGCTGATGCCATCCTGGAAAAAAGTGCTTATAAGAAGATCCGCCAGGAGCGCTACGCTTCTTTTGACACAGAAGCTGCACAAACTTTTGAAGCCGGACAGGCCACACTCGAAAGCTTGCGTGCATATGCGGTTGCCAACGGAGAACCAGCAGCAACCAGTGGCAGACAGGAATACCTGGAGAACATTATCAATAATTATTTGTAA